CTCTGGCAGAGACTCGGAAATTCGAGGAGAAGCTGAAGGTTCAGGGTAACGTCATGGCGAAGACGTATGCCGTGATTTCCACGCGTATCGGCGGACCTCTCGAAAGCATCTTCGTGGATGAGGGCGATACCGTCGTTGCCGGAGAGACCAAACTGTTTCAGGTCGATACGGTCAAGGTGAACAAAGGTGTTGCTATTCGCGAGCAAGACCTTGCCGTTGCGCGGTGCGGGCTGCGCGAAGCTCAAGCGCAGCTTGAGAAAGTGGAAATCGACCTGAACAAAGCCGACCTGGACTGGGACCGTTTCCAACGTCTGCGCGAAAGGGGAGTCGTTTCGCAAGACTTGCTCGAACAACAGGAATCGCGGCAGAAGCAGACGGCGGCAGGCAAAAAGCTGGCCCAAACCGGTATCGACCTTGCAGCAGAACGCGTTCATCAAGCCGAAGCCGCGCTGGCACTCGCAAAAAAAGACCTAGCCGACTCCCTAATCGTGGCTCCCATCAGTGGAAAGGTGAGCAAGAGATTCCGTGAACAGGGGGAAATGACGGATTCTGGTTCGCCGGTGGTGCGGATAGACGACCCGTCCGTAATCGAAGTGTCGGTGTTTCTACCGGCTCAATATTACGCACGGGTCGTCCCAGGGACTACACGCATTCGCATTCGCGTATATGGCGTAGACGCGGGCGAGCATGCGATTACGTACGCCAGCCCGACGGTGGATCCGATGCTGCGCACATTTGAAGTAAAGTGCGAGATAAAGGATCCACCGTCGGGAGTTGTCCCTGGCGCGATGGCCGAAGCGGATGTGCTCATCGAGGAACGCGAGGGACTTGGGGTTCCCGTCGAGGCTGTCCAAGTCAGGGACGAACACCCCATCGTATTCGTGGCCGAGAACGATACCGCCCGCCTCGTGAAAGTGAAGAAGGGCATCGAGAGCGACGGCTGGGTGGAATGCGAAGGTCCGTCGCTGACGGAAGGCGCCAAAGTCATTACCATGGGACAATCGCTGCTGAACGATGGTTCGCCGATTGATGTTCAGCAGGAGCCCAAGTAATGTTTCTTTCGAATGCCTCGGTCCGCAGGCCTGTCGCGATGGGGAGCCTTATAATCGGGCTCACATTGCTGGGACTCAATGCGTACCGCAAGGTCGGCCTCGAATTCATGCCCAAGATCGACATTCCGTACATCACGGTGGTCACGATCTATCCGGGCGCCAGTCCCAGTGAAATCGAAACGGACGTCGCCAAACGTATCGAGGACGCCGTCGTCTCGATCGATGGCCTGAAACACGTCACGTCTACGTGCATGGAAGACCACGCGCAGACCTTGCTTGAGTTTCAGTTGAACGTCGATGTCGATACGGCCGCGAACGACGTGCGCGAGAAGCTGGACCTCATTCTCAATGACTTCCCGGAGGGCGTAGAGAAACCCAAGGTCTTGAAATATGACATCAACGCCAAACCCATCATCAATCTCGCATTGAAGGGAAGCGTGCCGATCGACGACCTCTACGACTATGCGGACAACGCCTTACGGGATCGTCTGTCGGTGTTGAGCGGCGTCGCGGAAGTGCAGTTAATCGGCGGCGCGGAACGGGAAGTCCACCTTCTCTTAGACCGGCAGAAACTGGCTGAACGGGGATTGACCAGCGCCGACGTCGTGCAGACGGTAGCGCAGAACGTGCGGACAATTCCTTCCGGCCGCGTGCGTGAAAATGGAACCGAGTTCGCCGTCAAGTTCGACGCCGAATACAAAAGCATCGACGCCATCAACGCGCTCGAACTCTCGTTCAAAGAAGGCTCGCGAGTCTACCTTCGCGATGTAGGCAAGGCCGAACTCGCCAGCGCCGAACTGCGCCAAGCGGCATTGATTGATGGCGAACCCTGTATCGGTATGCGTGTCGTCAAGAAGGCCGACGCAAACGCCGTGCAGGTCGTGAATCGGGTCAAAGCGGCCATGAACAGCATCCAATCGGAATTGCCGGGCGGCATGGAACTCGTCTGGATCTCCGACGATGGCGACTTCATCGAATCTAGCGTGGACAGCGCCATCTCCAGCATTTGGCAAGGGGTTTTGCTCACCGCGGCCATTCTATTCTTGTTCTTGTACAACGTGAGAACAACGATCATCGTGGCCATCACCATGCCGCTGACGGTGATCATTGGTATCTTCTTCATTCAGTCTTTTGGCTACACGTTGAACACGTCCACGCTCTTGTCGCTCGGGCTTTCCGTGGGGATTCTCGTTACCAACTCCATCATCGTCCTCGAAGCCATTGCCAAGCGCTTCGCGGAAGGAAT
This Candidatus Hydrogenedentota bacterium DNA region includes the following protein-coding sequences:
- a CDS encoding efflux RND transporter periplasmic adaptor subunit; translation: MIPKLRYLGIGVLALALTGVGSYAAFARAGRTEPIVRSDTPPELPEAGRRITVKTTLAETRKFEEKLKVQGNVMAKTYAVISTRIGGPLESIFVDEGDTVVAGETKLFQVDTVKVNKGVAIREQDLAVARCGLREAQAQLEKVEIDLNKADLDWDRFQRLRERGVVSQDLLEQQESRQKQTAAGKKLAQTGIDLAAERVHQAEAALALAKKDLADSLIVAPISGKVSKRFREQGEMTDSGSPVVRIDDPSVIEVSVFLPAQYYARVVPGTTRIRIRVYGVDAGEHAITYASPTVDPMLRTFEVKCEIKDPPSGVVPGAMAEADVLIEEREGLGVPVEAVQVRDEHPIVFVAENDTARLVKVKKGIESDGWVECEGPSLTEGAKVITMGQSLLNDGSPIDVQQEPK
- a CDS encoding efflux RND transporter permease subunit, producing the protein MFLSNASVRRPVAMGSLIIGLTLLGLNAYRKVGLEFMPKIDIPYITVVTIYPGASPSEIETDVAKRIEDAVVSIDGLKHVTSTCMEDHAQTLLEFQLNVDVDTAANDVREKLDLILNDFPEGVEKPKVLKYDINAKPIINLALKGSVPIDDLYDYADNALRDRLSVLSGVAEVQLIGGAEREVHLLLDRQKLAERGLTSADVVQTVAQNVRTIPSGRVRENGTEFAVKFDAEYKSIDAINALELSFKEGSRVYLRDVGKAELASAELRQAALIDGEPCIGMRVVKKADANAVQVVNRVKAAMNSIQSELPGGMELVWISDDGDFIESSVDSAISSIWQGVLLTAAILFLFLYNVRTTIIVAITMPLTVIIGIFFIQSFGYTLNTSTLLSLGLSVGILVTNSIIVLEAIAKRFAEGMSAKEAARVGASEVAVAVIASAGTNIVVLFPIITMGSLVGRFFAPFALTMVVVTFVSLFISFTLTPILCAVLLKRSERKGILAHIEA